In a single window of the Micrococcaceae bacterium Sec5.7 genome:
- a CDS encoding nickel transporter codes for MATLAALATMYRQRESLPLKTRLLCTFGAVAALHAAAVVLLVAGVMGAGTAGGGQPLALGLVLTAYLAGIKHSYDWDHIAAIDNSTRKFVAQGKDPVSVGFAFSLGHSSVVLLAGVLVVAGASMVGQFMEDGTAGNLVLGLIGSGVSGLFLLAMGVFNGSAFLRAAHVYRKAQGGGSIAVEDLEATGFIARLLAKPLARVQRPRNIYVIGFLFGLGFDTATTIGLLVMTTAASLAGVSPLALMALPLAFTAAMTLCDSLNGVAMMRMYSSAIHNPQRKLGLNALITGISALSALFISIITLGGFFNAAFGLDDPLTSWLGSIDLGEAGVLLVAVLLLAWGLASLRGRHPAAGSVVSEAGR; via the coding sequence ATGGCCACGCTCGCGGCATTGGCCACCATGTACCGGCAGCGGGAATCCCTCCCGCTCAAGACCCGGCTGCTTTGCACCTTTGGTGCCGTCGCCGCGCTGCACGCGGCCGCCGTCGTACTCCTTGTTGCCGGAGTCATGGGCGCCGGGACAGCAGGCGGCGGGCAACCGCTGGCTCTGGGACTCGTCCTGACCGCATACCTGGCCGGCATCAAACACAGCTACGACTGGGATCACATCGCCGCGATCGACAACTCCACCCGGAAGTTCGTGGCCCAGGGGAAAGACCCGGTCAGCGTTGGCTTCGCGTTCAGCCTGGGCCACAGTTCCGTGGTGCTCCTGGCCGGCGTGCTGGTGGTTGCCGGCGCCTCGATGGTAGGGCAGTTCATGGAAGACGGCACCGCCGGAAATCTGGTGCTCGGCCTGATCGGCAGCGGTGTCTCCGGGCTGTTCCTGCTGGCCATGGGGGTTTTCAACGGCTCGGCGTTCCTGCGGGCTGCGCACGTGTACCGGAAGGCGCAGGGCGGCGGAAGCATCGCCGTCGAGGATCTCGAAGCGACAGGCTTCATCGCGCGACTGCTGGCCAAACCGCTGGCCAGGGTGCAGCGCCCCCGCAACATCTATGTGATCGGATTCCTCTTCGGGCTGGGTTTTGATACCGCCACCACCATCGGCCTTCTGGTGATGACGACGGCGGCCTCGCTGGCAGGGGTTTCGCCGCTCGCCCTGATGGCGCTGCCACTTGCGTTCACGGCCGCCATGACGCTCTGTGACAGCCTGAACGGTGTGGCCATGATGCGGATGTACAGCTCGGCCATCCACAACCCACAGCGTAAGCTCGGCCTTAACGCCCTCATCACTGGAATTTCGGCGCTGTCCGCCTTGTTCATCTCCATCATCACCCTCGGCGGCTTCTTCAACGCTGCCTTTGGGCTCGATGACCCGTTGACCAGCTGGCTGGGTTCCATTGATCTGGGCGAAGCGGGGGTGCTGCTCGTTGCTGTCCTGTTGCTGGCGTGGGGCCTGGCATCGCTGCGCGGACGTCATCCTGCCGCAGGGTCAGTGGTTTCCGAAGCCGGACGATGA
- a CDS encoding ATP-binding cassette domain-containing protein — MSSTPTVAGDGNGTPLLALRGINKSFGAVAALMDIELDVAAGEVVAIVGDNGAGKSTLVKVLSGVHAPDSGSIAFEGNEVTIPTPMAALHLGIATVFQDLALCDNLTVVDNLFLGREISPLRLNEVEMETRSWELLKQLSAKIPSLRTQVASLSGGQRQTVAIARSLLGDPKIVILDEPTAALGVAQTAEVLNLVERLRERGHGVIMISHNMADVKAVADRVVVLRLGRNNGVFNVGDVSPQDIIAAITGATDNVVSRRTAARGTPGPSNPSEETYA, encoded by the coding sequence ATGTCATCAACACCCACCGTCGCCGGCGACGGGAACGGAACGCCGCTTCTGGCTCTGCGGGGCATCAATAAATCGTTCGGCGCCGTCGCTGCGCTGATGGATATAGAACTCGATGTGGCTGCGGGAGAGGTCGTCGCCATCGTCGGGGACAACGGTGCCGGCAAATCAACGCTGGTCAAGGTGCTCTCCGGCGTGCACGCCCCGGACTCGGGGAGCATCGCCTTCGAGGGCAACGAAGTGACCATCCCCACCCCGATGGCCGCCCTGCACCTGGGCATCGCCACCGTTTTCCAGGACCTGGCTCTGTGCGACAACCTGACGGTCGTCGACAACCTGTTCCTGGGCCGCGAAATCTCGCCGTTGCGCCTGAACGAGGTCGAAATGGAAACCCGGTCCTGGGAGCTGCTGAAACAGCTCTCCGCCAAAATTCCCTCCCTGCGCACGCAGGTCGCCTCCCTCTCCGGTGGACAGAGACAGACCGTAGCCATCGCACGGTCGCTTCTGGGGGACCCCAAAATCGTCATCCTGGATGAGCCCACCGCGGCCCTCGGCGTAGCCCAGACCGCGGAAGTGCTCAACCTGGTGGAGCGGCTGCGCGAGCGGGGACACGGGGTCATCATGATCAGCCACAACATGGCCGACGTCAAGGCCGTCGCCGACCGGGTGGTTGTCCTCCGGCTCGGCCGGAACAACGGCGTCTTCAACGTCGGCGACGTCTCCCCGCAAGACATCATCGCCGCCATCACCGGCGCCACCGACAATGTCGTGTCCCGCCGGACCGCCGCACGCGGAACGCCCGGACCTTCCAACCCCAGCGAGGAGACTTACGCATAA
- a CDS encoding glutamate--cysteine ligase, with the protein MRTFGVEEEFLIVDPCNGSPLPLAGDLLLLHDPGSQAADPSAHPTLAVELHQEQIEVITRPHSSLSGLAAEIRAGRAYADSLARKTGARIAALATSPVPVSPHATSNDRYDALVEKYALTAREQLTCGFHVHVSVSSDEEGVAVLDRIRSWLPPLIALSSNSPFWNGTDSGYASFRTQAWNRWTTAGPTDVFGSAQAYHARVAELSGTGVVTNPDFDARLSARHPTVEIRVADVCLDARDAVLIAALVRALVETAAREWKTGQPLDMVPAAVLRQAAWLASRWGVQGELLHPMTHKPDTARRVLTALHDHVRDALDEAGDEAYVAESLQRIFLQGTGASQQRQAFKRNGRLADVVAHATGLTHQDPADHNPIGAGFLAESANSSCDLTAVPG; encoded by the coding sequence GTGCGTACTTTTGGTGTCGAAGAAGAATTCCTGATCGTTGATCCCTGCAACGGCAGTCCCCTGCCTCTGGCTGGAGACCTGCTGCTCCTCCATGACCCGGGTAGCCAGGCGGCGGACCCTTCCGCTCACCCGACGCTGGCTGTCGAGCTACACCAGGAACAAATCGAAGTCATCACCCGCCCCCACAGCAGCCTGAGCGGGCTCGCCGCCGAGATACGGGCGGGCCGCGCCTATGCCGACTCCCTGGCCCGGAAAACGGGCGCGCGGATCGCGGCCCTCGCCACGTCCCCGGTGCCAGTCTCACCCCACGCCACCAGCAACGACCGTTATGACGCGCTGGTGGAAAAGTACGCGCTGACGGCACGCGAGCAGCTGACCTGCGGATTCCATGTCCATGTTTCCGTCAGCTCGGATGAGGAGGGCGTCGCCGTCCTGGACCGGATCAGGTCCTGGTTGCCGCCGCTCATAGCGTTGAGCTCGAATTCACCGTTCTGGAACGGCACGGACAGCGGCTACGCCAGTTTCCGCACCCAGGCCTGGAACCGGTGGACGACCGCCGGGCCCACGGACGTCTTCGGCTCGGCACAGGCCTACCACGCACGCGTGGCCGAGCTGTCAGGCACCGGGGTGGTCACCAACCCTGATTTTGACGCGCGCCTGTCTGCCCGGCACCCGACCGTCGAGATCCGCGTGGCCGATGTTTGCCTTGATGCCCGGGACGCCGTCCTGATCGCGGCCCTGGTTCGGGCATTGGTGGAGACCGCGGCCCGGGAATGGAAAACCGGACAGCCCTTGGACATGGTGCCCGCCGCCGTCCTGCGCCAGGCGGCCTGGCTGGCCAGCCGCTGGGGTGTCCAGGGCGAGCTGCTCCACCCGATGACCCACAAGCCAGACACAGCAAGACGTGTCCTCACCGCGCTCCACGACCATGTCCGGGATGCCCTGGACGAGGCCGGGGACGAGGCCTATGTCGCTGAGTCCCTGCAAAGGATCTTCCTTCAGGGAACGGGTGCCAGCCAGCAGCGGCAAGCCTTCAAACGCAACGGCCGGCTGGCTGACGTGGTAGCCCACGCCACCGGTCTTACCCATCAGGATCCCGCCGATCACAACCCCATCGGGGCGGGGTTCCTCGCCGAATCCGCTAACTCAAGCTGCGATTTAACCGCTGTCCCTGGTTAA
- a CDS encoding 2-hydroxyacid dehydrogenase encodes MTTRILAAGDHFVLNRLLVDAVRREVPADIAFAELTLPWPLTPFGKIAEVDEASGTEEQLIEALQGAEICVTQMAPLTEKVLQACPELRLFCITRGGPVNANLAAATEHGVAVTFAPGRNAAATAEHTLGMILASVRRIPQTNADLSSGTWRGDYYMYDNVGPELEGNTVGLVGYGAIGSRVARMLQGFGAHVLVHDPYVTADVLAGNAEQVDLDELLSRSGIISLHARVTPETTKMIGAAQIAAMPAGSIIINCARGALLDYEALCDALDSGHLFGAAFDVFPEEPIPTGSRLLTTPNIVMTPHLAGASKQTAAKAAQIVAGDVGRYLRGQPLAHCANPEILRTGNR; translated from the coding sequence ATGACCACCCGCATCCTCGCCGCAGGAGACCACTTCGTCCTCAACCGGCTCCTCGTCGACGCCGTCCGACGCGAAGTACCAGCCGACATCGCCTTTGCCGAACTGACGCTGCCCTGGCCGCTCACCCCGTTCGGGAAGATCGCCGAAGTGGACGAAGCCTCCGGCACCGAGGAACAACTCATCGAAGCCCTCCAAGGAGCCGAGATCTGTGTCACCCAGATGGCGCCTCTGACCGAGAAAGTCCTCCAGGCCTGCCCCGAGCTCAGGCTGTTCTGCATCACCCGCGGCGGCCCCGTCAACGCCAACCTCGCGGCAGCCACAGAACACGGCGTCGCCGTCACCTTCGCCCCCGGACGCAACGCCGCCGCCACGGCCGAACACACCCTGGGCATGATCCTGGCGTCCGTCCGGCGCATACCCCAGACCAACGCCGACCTATCCTCGGGAACCTGGCGGGGCGACTACTACATGTACGACAACGTCGGACCCGAACTCGAAGGCAACACCGTCGGGCTCGTCGGATACGGCGCGATCGGAAGCCGCGTAGCCCGAATGCTGCAGGGATTCGGCGCGCACGTCCTGGTCCACGACCCCTATGTCACCGCCGATGTCCTTGCGGGAAACGCCGAACAGGTAGACCTCGACGAACTGCTCTCCCGCAGCGGGATCATCAGCCTGCACGCGCGTGTCACCCCGGAAACCACCAAAATGATCGGCGCCGCCCAGATCGCCGCCATGCCCGCAGGATCCATCATCATCAACTGCGCCCGGGGTGCCCTGCTTGACTATGAGGCCCTGTGCGACGCCCTCGACTCGGGACACCTGTTCGGCGCCGCATTCGACGTCTTCCCCGAAGAACCCATCCCCACCGGATCGCGCCTCCTCACCACCCCCAACATCGTCATGACACCACACCTGGCCGGCGCGAGTAAGCAAACAGCCGCCAAAGCCGCACAAATCGTCGCCGGAGACGTTGGGCGATACCTGCGCGGACAGCCCCTGGCCCACTGCGCAAATCCTGAAATCCTCCGCACCGGCAACAGGTGA
- a CDS encoding histidine phosphatase family protein translates to MTRITLVRHGETIWHAENRYAGRSDIALTPRGVEQASQLARWAGTAGLTGVWSSDLSRARRTAEGCAETTGHELNIDPRLRELDFGEGEGMTGSEMEAKFPAARKAFQTDPAAFPLPGGEDPAGAAARFIDCLHDIAGEQPGGRVLVVAHTTAIRLALCRLLGIPLSEYRRVFPSLGNCALTTIRLDDGHAGLLQYNTPLGPLTEKSAASPTLAAAPAS, encoded by the coding sequence ATGACACGCATCACCCTGGTCCGGCACGGCGAGACCATCTGGCACGCCGAAAACCGCTACGCGGGACGCAGCGACATCGCCCTCACACCCCGCGGCGTAGAGCAGGCATCCCAACTCGCCCGCTGGGCCGGTACCGCAGGGCTGACCGGCGTATGGTCATCGGACCTCAGCCGGGCCCGGCGCACCGCCGAAGGCTGCGCCGAGACCACCGGCCACGAACTGAACATCGACCCGCGGCTGCGCGAGCTCGACTTCGGTGAGGGCGAGGGAATGACCGGTTCCGAAATGGAAGCAAAGTTCCCCGCAGCCCGCAAAGCCTTCCAGACCGATCCGGCCGCTTTCCCCTTACCAGGCGGCGAAGACCCAGCCGGGGCCGCGGCCCGCTTTATCGACTGCCTTCACGACATCGCCGGGGAACAACCCGGGGGCCGCGTACTGGTTGTCGCCCACACCACGGCCATCCGGCTCGCACTGTGCCGGCTCCTTGGTATCCCACTCAGCGAATACCGACGGGTCTTTCCTTCGCTGGGAAACTGCGCCCTGACCACGATCCGCCTGGACGACGGACACGCCGGGCTCCTCCAATACAACACACCCCTCGGACCGTTGACGGAGAAATCCGCGGCCAGCCCGACTCTCGCTGCCGCCCCCGCATCCTGA
- a CDS encoding FGGY family carbohydrate kinase, which translates to MTPQSSSADQVWVGIDLGTQSVRALAVTGTGKVVGSGSRTLTSHRDGPRHEQNPEQWWEAVSGASTDALRNVPAAAVRGVAVDATSGTILLMDRDGLPLTPGLMYDDGRAAAETARVNDLGARIWGELGYQRMQPAWALPKLLWLLREHHDTIADARLAHQSDFINRRLTGRDVPTDLSNALKTGAHLIEEKWPEGLMQDLGIPLTILPDLVRSGTQIGTVSPAAAAATGLPAGTPVIAGATDGCAAQLGAGALKVGSWNSVLGTTLVLKGVTRDLLQDPLGVVYSHKAPNGDWLPGGASSTGAGVISRDFSGRDLAQLESLARSYEPSRVLAYPLVSRGERFPFLAPDAEGFLLGNAAGDGETYAAILQGIAYIERLCFDYLHLLGAPVDGELILTGGATKSEYWCQLRADILGRPVTLPQNAEPALGMAVLAASPGRAASEVAAEMVRMRRIIEPRNGSAGRYDAAYLDLVGELEQRGWLPAAVASHARERTAT; encoded by the coding sequence GTGACGCCCCAATCCAGCTCAGCTGATCAGGTGTGGGTAGGCATAGACCTCGGGACCCAGAGCGTACGGGCGCTGGCTGTCACCGGGACCGGTAAAGTCGTCGGTTCCGGCAGCCGGACACTCACCAGCCACCGGGACGGACCGCGCCACGAGCAAAACCCGGAGCAATGGTGGGAGGCCGTCAGCGGCGCATCCACCGATGCGCTGCGGAACGTCCCGGCAGCCGCAGTCCGCGGCGTTGCCGTCGACGCGACCTCCGGTACCATCCTGCTCATGGACCGTGACGGGCTGCCCCTGACGCCCGGGCTGATGTACGACGACGGCCGTGCCGCCGCAGAGACGGCACGGGTCAACGACCTGGGCGCCCGGATCTGGGGCGAGCTGGGTTACCAGCGCATGCAGCCGGCCTGGGCCCTGCCGAAACTTCTCTGGCTACTGCGCGAACACCACGACACGATCGCAGATGCGCGGTTGGCGCACCAGAGCGATTTCATCAACCGCCGGCTGACCGGCCGGGACGTCCCGACCGACCTGAGCAACGCGCTCAAAACAGGTGCCCACCTGATCGAGGAAAAGTGGCCCGAAGGTCTCATGCAGGACCTCGGCATCCCGCTGACCATCCTGCCGGACCTCGTCCGCTCCGGCACCCAAATCGGGACCGTCAGCCCCGCAGCCGCCGCGGCCACCGGCCTCCCCGCAGGCACCCCCGTCATTGCCGGGGCCACCGACGGCTGCGCCGCCCAGCTGGGCGCAGGAGCATTGAAAGTCGGCAGCTGGAACTCGGTTCTGGGCACCACACTGGTTTTGAAGGGGGTCACCCGGGATCTGCTCCAAGACCCGCTCGGGGTTGTTTATTCACATAAGGCCCCGAACGGGGACTGGCTCCCCGGCGGAGCGTCCAGCACCGGTGCCGGTGTTATTTCGCGTGACTTCTCCGGCAGGGATCTGGCGCAGCTCGAGAGCCTGGCAAGATCCTACGAACCGTCCCGCGTGCTTGCCTACCCTCTGGTGTCCCGGGGTGAGCGGTTCCCGTTCCTAGCACCCGACGCGGAAGGATTCCTGCTCGGGAACGCCGCCGGCGACGGCGAAACGTACGCCGCCATCCTGCAGGGCATCGCCTACATCGAACGGCTCTGCTTCGACTACCTTCACCTCCTGGGCGCCCCCGTGGACGGCGAACTGATCCTCACCGGCGGCGCCACCAAGAGCGAGTACTGGTGCCAGCTCCGCGCCGACATCCTGGGCCGTCCCGTGACATTGCCGCAGAACGCCGAGCCCGCCCTGGGCATGGCCGTCCTCGCGGCATCCCCGGGCAGAGCGGCCTCCGAGGTGGCGGCTGAGATGGTACGGATGCGCCGGATCATCGAACCCCGGAACGGATCCGCCGGCAGGTATGACGCCGCCTACCTCGACCTCGTCGGGGAACTGGAACAACGCGGTTGGCTCCCAGCAGCCGTCGCCTCACATGCCCGTGAAAGGACAGCAACATGA
- a CDS encoding sugar ABC transporter permease, giving the protein MNSKSAPTAQARALDLQDERLQDRTGIKGQLKAFVDRTRSGDLGVLPVVAGLIVIWAILQSLNPIFLSSANLVNLAMESSAVGVIALGIVGVLLVAQIDLSVGSVSGLSAAVVAVTVVNMGWPAWLSVIATVAMGAAIGWVYGQIFNRFGVPSFVITLAGLLGFLGLQLYVLGAKGSINLPFDSALVYFAQLAFVPPWLSYVLVVVAAGGLFATDYLHARARRNAGLSFMAVHSMMSRSVLVLLGLGVVTWYMNQTRGVGWMFVFFIALTLIMNYLLKRTKWGRSVYAVGGNAEAARRAGINVKAIYTSIFVTCSTLAAVGGLLAASRLAAANQGSGGGDVNLNAIAAAVIGGTSLFGGRGSAFSAILGIVVIQSISSGLTLLNLDASFRFMVTGVVLLLAVMLDSVSRRSRTSHGKA; this is encoded by the coding sequence ATGAACAGCAAAAGCGCACCAACGGCACAGGCCCGGGCCCTGGATCTGCAGGACGAGCGGCTCCAGGACCGCACCGGGATCAAAGGACAGCTCAAGGCCTTCGTGGACAGGACACGCTCCGGTGATCTCGGCGTCCTGCCCGTCGTCGCCGGACTCATCGTCATCTGGGCGATCCTTCAAAGCCTGAACCCGATCTTTCTCTCCAGCGCCAACCTGGTGAACCTGGCCATGGAAAGCTCGGCTGTAGGCGTCATCGCCCTGGGCATCGTCGGCGTCCTCCTGGTCGCCCAGATCGACTTGTCCGTCGGCTCTGTCAGCGGTCTGTCCGCCGCCGTCGTCGCCGTGACGGTCGTCAACATGGGATGGCCCGCCTGGCTCTCTGTCATTGCCACGGTGGCCATGGGCGCTGCCATCGGCTGGGTCTACGGCCAGATCTTCAACCGCTTCGGGGTGCCCAGCTTCGTCATCACCCTCGCCGGCCTGTTGGGCTTCCTTGGACTGCAGCTATATGTTCTCGGAGCCAAGGGATCCATCAACCTCCCCTTCGATTCAGCCCTCGTCTACTTCGCCCAGCTCGCCTTCGTCCCGCCGTGGCTTTCCTACGTGCTCGTCGTCGTCGCAGCCGGCGGCCTGTTCGCCACGGACTACCTCCACGCCCGGGCGCGCCGCAACGCGGGACTGTCCTTCATGGCAGTCCATTCGATGATGTCCCGCAGTGTCCTAGTGTTACTGGGCCTGGGGGTTGTCACCTGGTACATGAACCAGACACGCGGTGTGGGCTGGATGTTCGTCTTCTTCATTGCCCTGACCCTGATCATGAACTACCTGTTAAAGCGGACCAAATGGGGCCGGTCGGTCTATGCAGTCGGCGGCAACGCGGAAGCAGCCCGCCGGGCGGGCATCAACGTCAAAGCTATTTACACCTCGATTTTCGTCACCTGCTCCACTCTGGCAGCGGTCGGCGGCCTGCTGGCCGCCTCACGCCTGGCGGCCGCGAACCAGGGCAGCGGCGGCGGGGATGTCAACCTTAATGCCATCGCTGCCGCCGTCATCGGCGGCACCAGCCTCTTCGGCGGCAGGGGCAGCGCTTTCTCCGCCATCCTGGGCATTGTTGTCATCCAGTCGATCTCCAGTGGGCTGACATTGCTGAACCTGGACGCATCGTTCCGGTTCATGGTCACGGGAGTGGTCCTGCTGCTGGCTGTCATGCTCGACTCCGTCTCCCGCCGCTCCCGCACCTCGCACGGCAAGGCCTAG
- a CDS encoding urease accessory protein UreD translates to MGELTLLVAVRGERTVAVHQFHRGALRVLRPHYLDQSGQVCYVMINPGGAYLGADLYLIDVEVGDGAKLLLTTQSATKIYRTPGSFAEQRMRLKLGEGSQLELAPDQLIAYREASYRQNTHITVHPSSSLVMAEVITPGWSPDGDSFRYEELRLRNEIHVQTGHSDGAAEAELLALDNLLIRPPVTDVTGMGFMEGFSHLGSLTVVDPRVDQALADELHQLTAGHDAYTGVSLTASIAGTTGLVLRSLSNSTEELNRLLGACTSLLRARWYGQAPLNLRKY, encoded by the coding sequence ATGGGGGAGCTCACCTTACTGGTCGCCGTGCGGGGCGAGCGGACAGTTGCCGTGCATCAGTTTCATCGGGGCGCCTTGCGGGTTCTTCGGCCGCATTACTTGGATCAGAGCGGGCAGGTTTGTTATGTGATGATCAATCCTGGCGGGGCTTATCTGGGTGCCGATTTGTACCTGATTGACGTTGAAGTGGGGGACGGGGCGAAGCTGCTTCTGACCACTCAGTCGGCCACGAAGATCTACCGGACGCCCGGGTCGTTTGCCGAGCAGCGGATGCGGTTGAAGCTGGGGGAGGGCTCGCAGCTGGAACTTGCTCCGGACCAGCTGATTGCCTACCGCGAGGCCAGCTACCGGCAGAACACCCACATCACCGTCCACCCGTCGTCGAGCCTGGTGATGGCAGAGGTCATCACGCCGGGCTGGTCGCCCGACGGCGACTCTTTCAGGTACGAGGAACTCCGGCTGCGCAACGAGATCCACGTGCAGACGGGGCACTCCGACGGCGCGGCGGAAGCAGAGCTGCTGGCCCTGGACAACCTGCTGATCCGGCCGCCCGTCACGGACGTCACCGGCATGGGCTTTATGGAGGGGTTCAGCCACCTGGGCTCGCTGACGGTGGTGGATCCGCGGGTGGACCAGGCACTCGCCGACGAACTCCACCAGCTGACCGCAGGTCATGACGCGTACACCGGTGTGTCCCTGACCGCCAGCATCGCCGGGACCACCGGCCTCGTCCTGCGGTCCCTTTCCAACAGCACCGAAGAGCTCAACCGGCTGCTCGGCGCCTGCACCAGCCTCCTGCGGGCACGCTGGTACGGCCAGGCGCCGCTCAACTTAAGGAAGTACTAA
- a CDS encoding FGGY-family carbohydrate kinase — MAVICVDAGTTMIKAVGYDEEGTEVVVVRQSTSVARPRPGWAEQDMLSVWDAVVFTVRGVVRQLQSEVDYLAITAQGDGSWLVDAAGTPTGPAILWNDGRGVDILSAWTHAGVLERAFPINGSLTSSGMPNVILSWLRKNDPDRLARSHASLTCGGWIFAQMTGKFAVDESDASAPFMDIRSRRYSPDLLGLYDMEWALDLLPAIRGDDDRVAELTRHAATLLGLPAGLPIVMSSYDIASTAVGVGAVSSGQACSILGTTLCTEIITDQIRISEPAAGLNIAPGLPGKFLRSFPTLAGGEVIQWACELLGLDDPETLTQLATASGPGAGGLMFLPYFSPAGERAPFLDPLARGTFLGLSFEHRREHIARAVLEGLTLVIRDCLMASGDRPTELRVCGGGAASALWLQLIADVTGIPVLRSTDTEVGAKGAFLIGLVATGGAASVEEVAPWYVRIRDTFTPDPSRAAFYAELFEDFLALREVTKLAWPRLAVMRQRSADTGSGHPGLAERERGGHPHPAQPQQTTPTQEGSTP; from the coding sequence ATGGCAGTCATCTGTGTTGACGCCGGTACCACAATGATCAAGGCAGTCGGGTATGACGAGGAAGGCACCGAGGTCGTGGTTGTTCGCCAGAGCACCTCGGTGGCCCGGCCCCGTCCGGGATGGGCGGAGCAGGACATGCTCTCGGTCTGGGACGCCGTTGTCTTCACCGTGCGCGGCGTGGTGCGCCAGCTCCAGTCCGAGGTGGACTATCTGGCCATCACAGCCCAGGGGGACGGCAGCTGGCTCGTTGACGCCGCCGGGACACCGACCGGCCCGGCCATACTGTGGAACGACGGCCGCGGAGTGGACATTCTGTCCGCCTGGACCCATGCCGGCGTCCTTGAAAGGGCCTTCCCCATCAACGGCTCGCTGACGTCCTCCGGGATGCCGAACGTCATCCTGAGCTGGCTGCGTAAAAATGATCCGGACAGGCTTGCCCGTTCCCACGCATCGCTGACATGTGGGGGATGGATTTTCGCGCAGATGACCGGCAAGTTCGCCGTCGATGAATCCGATGCCTCCGCGCCCTTCATGGACATCCGCAGCCGCCGTTACTCCCCGGACCTGCTGGGTCTGTATGACATGGAATGGGCGCTGGATCTACTGCCGGCCATCCGTGGCGACGACGACCGGGTCGCGGAGCTGACACGTCACGCCGCCACCCTGCTGGGCCTGCCGGCGGGCCTGCCCATTGTCATGTCCTCCTACGACATCGCCTCCACCGCTGTGGGCGTGGGCGCGGTCAGCTCGGGCCAGGCCTGCAGCATCCTCGGCACGACGCTGTGCACCGAGATCATCACGGACCAAATCCGGATCAGCGAACCAGCTGCCGGTCTGAACATCGCCCCCGGACTGCCCGGAAAGTTCCTGCGGTCCTTCCCCACCCTCGCCGGCGGTGAGGTCATCCAATGGGCCTGCGAATTGTTGGGACTCGACGACCCCGAGACACTCACGCAGCTCGCCACGGCCAGCGGGCCCGGCGCCGGGGGCCTGATGTTCCTGCCTTACTTCTCCCCCGCGGGGGAAAGGGCGCCGTTCCTGGATCCCTTGGCCCGCGGCACGTTCCTGGGACTGTCCTTCGAGCACCGGCGCGAGCACATCGCCAGGGCGGTCCTTGAAGGGCTCACCCTGGTCATCCGTGACTGCCTTATGGCCTCCGGCGACAGGCCCACCGAACTGCGGGTCTGCGGCGGAGGAGCGGCAAGCGCCCTGTGGCTGCAGCTGATCGCCGACGTGACCGGCATCCCGGTGCTGCGGTCAACAGACACCGAAGTCGGAGCCAAAGGAGCATTCCTGATCGGGCTGGTCGCCACCGGAGGCGCCGCAAGCGTGGAGGAAGTTGCCCCCTGGTATGTACGCATCCGGGACACCTTCACGCCCGACCCCTCGCGGGCGGCCTTCTACGCCGAGCTCTTCGAAGACTTCCTGGCCCTGCGGGAGGTCACCAAGCTGGCCTGGCCCAGGCTGGCCGTGATGCGGCAGCGCTCCGCAGACACGGGCAGCGGGCATCCCGGTCTGGCGGAACGGGAACGCGGCGGCCACCCTCATCCCGCCCAGCCGCAGCAGACCACACCCACTCAGGAAGGGAGCACCCCGTGA